One region of Dehalococcoidia bacterium genomic DNA includes:
- a CDS encoding glycerol-3-phosphate dehydrogenase/oxidase — MKRFIESHNNATYDIIVIGGGITGAAVAYEAASRGLSVAMVEKGDFGAATSSATSKLIHGGLRYLANFEIGIVRESLRERRILENIAPNFVYPIPFIVPTYKNSKDNQWILEPAMIIYDLLSYDKGFTWDRAKRIPQHRHLSRNRVLDLEPVVKAERLTGGIMFYDCASIIPERLTLAFIKSAVKFGAVVSNYSKVEDFTRETGKITGVVVRDLLNGKTVEIRGKMTINCAGPWADLVLDVAGGKPGSQHVRRSEGIHVITRSLTRKYVVGALTPNGRHCNILPWRGHSLLGTTDREFTGNPDDYRVTREKIEEFIGEINMSFGDSELVKYSDIKYAYGGLRPLVEDETVDVYKTSRKYEIYDNADDGLQGLITVEGGKYTTSRNLAENVLKTVMNKFGREYKKSITARNYLAGCDIKDMAAFIYSAKISSSDFSETAVDYLARIYGSEFNDVMQIARSDRKYAEPLNADGELPAQALYAVKNEMARTLTDIVLRRTGIGTLGNPGPKVLETVAGIAAGELKWDAARVDSELEKAAKALSVPK; from the coding sequence GTGAAAAGGTTCATCGAAAGTCACAACAACGCGACCTACGATATCATCGTGATCGGCGGAGGGATCACGGGGGCGGCGGTGGCATACGAAGCGGCTTCACGGGGCCTGTCCGTGGCAATGGTGGAAAAAGGCGACTTCGGCGCTGCGACATCGTCTGCAACGTCTAAACTGATACACGGCGGCCTGCGCTACCTGGCCAATTTCGAGATCGGCATAGTCCGCGAATCCCTCAGGGAACGCAGGATACTGGAGAATATCGCGCCCAACTTCGTCTATCCCATACCATTCATCGTTCCTACGTACAAAAATTCGAAAGACAACCAGTGGATTCTCGAGCCGGCAATGATCATCTACGATTTATTGTCTTACGACAAGGGTTTTACCTGGGACAGGGCAAAAAGAATACCACAGCACCGGCACCTGTCGCGCAACAGAGTGCTCGATCTGGAGCCGGTGGTAAAGGCCGAGAGGCTCACCGGCGGGATAATGTTTTACGATTGCGCCAGCATCATACCCGAGAGGCTTACCCTGGCCTTTATCAAGTCGGCCGTTAAATTCGGGGCGGTTGTATCCAATTACTCCAAAGTAGAGGATTTCACCCGGGAGACGGGGAAGATAACGGGCGTGGTAGTCCGCGACCTGTTAAACGGCAAAACGGTCGAGATTCGGGGCAAGATGACCATTAACTGCGCCGGACCGTGGGCTGACCTGGTCCTTGATGTTGCCGGCGGCAAACCAGGTTCCCAGCACGTGAGGAGGTCCGAGGGGATTCACGTTATCACCCGGAGCCTGACCAGGAAGTACGTTGTCGGAGCGCTCACCCCCAATGGAAGGCACTGCAACATCCTACCCTGGCGCGGACACTCGCTTCTCGGCACAACCGACCGGGAGTTTACGGGCAATCCCGACGATTACAGGGTGACCAGGGAAAAGATCGAGGAGTTCATCGGCGAGATCAATATGTCCTTCGGCGACAGCGAGCTGGTTAAATACTCCGATATCAAGTATGCCTATGGCGGGCTGCGACCCCTGGTCGAGGACGAGACCGTGGACGTATATAAGACTTCCAGGAAATACGAGATCTACGACAACGCGGATGACGGCCTCCAGGGTTTGATCACAGTGGAGGGCGGCAAGTATACCACCAGCAGGAACCTGGCGGAAAACGTTCTGAAGACCGTTATGAATAAATTCGGCAGGGAGTACAAAAAATCTATTACAGCACGGAATTATCTGGCCGGCTGCGATATCAAGGATATGGCCGCCTTTATCTACTCGGCAAAAATCTCCAGCAGCGATTTCAGCGAGACCGCTGTTGATTACCTTGCCCGCATCTACGGGTCGGAGTTCAACGATGTAATGCAGATCGCCCGTAGCGATCGAAAGTATGCTGAACCTCTTAACGCCGACGGTGAGCTGCCCGCTCAGGCGCTTTATGCGGTCAAAAATGAGATGGCCCGTACCCTGACGGACATTGTACTCAGGCGGACGGGCATCGGTACGCTGGGCAACCCGGGGCCGAAAGTGCTGGAGACTGTAGCTGGAATCGCCGCTGGGGAGTTAAAATGGGATGCGGCAAGAGTTGATAGTGAACTGGAAAAGGCAGCAAAGGCTCTCTCCGTACCAAAATAA
- a CDS encoding penicillin acylase family protein translates to MKSKKGRALVITLSIVLVLAIVIVTAIQVVFRLPQPSYSGTEKLDGLSAPVEVRTDEHGIPHIFAQNETDLFFAQGYITARERMFQMDMTRLAGRGELSTVLGDMMLNTDKFFRTVGFYRAAEAEYAGMDPSARKVVDDYTRGVNAYINGVKYLPSEYTILGFKPLVWKSQDTMVCGILMAYSLNRSKDTELILNQVGEYAGGELLDSIIPRVPADAPTVSGTVEPAQPATSDADRPSAWGESVAAGSGHSESLIPLDVPASNWMIFSGKRTDSGKAVFTGSPDLAPTIPALFYLVHLKGGDYDVMGGAIPGTPTVTVLGLNRYFAWSTTNGRGDEMDFFIEKINPADADQYLTEDGYKNFQIVEETIRVKGKDGFREEKLRVRISRHGPIISDVMPRAPANCAMMWVGLQPRLGIMEGFIALDKARDFDEFRRALSVVRTPTLNLGYADIYGNIGYQFIMSPPVRKAGDGTLPVPGEEGKYDWTGYVPFEKLPYDFNPAQGYVASFNNVPYKVDYHITDYWMIERALRFDQIVGSKEKFTFDEIRKMQLDNVSIEAQTWVPLILSACSGSNDLKPALDLFRSWNYSSDVDSPAATLFNSFYSHMAQNTLENKVGAKLMAELAQDLQVYIPDRLLTRIAGATDDIFYDDVTTADIKEMRDDIIRKSMNDANAELTARLGPDPAKWQWGKVHQMTFKHPLGSKLGFYNLSPIPTAGDGFTINAGMWDSKNPYAMDAGGVIRLVVDMSDLEKSTIMSPPGQSGLYMSPYYNDLAQMWADGQQVPTHFLSAGDLTQVLTLQP, encoded by the coding sequence CACCGAGAAACTGGACGGACTTTCGGCGCCGGTCGAGGTGCGCACCGATGAGCACGGTATACCGCATATCTTTGCGCAGAATGAGACGGACCTCTTTTTCGCACAGGGTTATATCACAGCCCGCGAGCGCATGTTCCAGATGGATATGACGCGCCTGGCGGGCAGGGGTGAGCTTTCTACCGTGCTGGGCGATATGATGCTCAATACCGATAAGTTCTTCAGGACGGTGGGTTTTTACCGCGCCGCCGAGGCGGAGTACGCCGGCATGGATCCCTCTGCCAGGAAGGTGGTTGACGATTATACACGGGGTGTAAACGCTTATATCAACGGCGTCAAATATCTCCCCAGCGAGTATACGATCCTCGGTTTCAAGCCCCTGGTATGGAAGTCCCAAGACACCATGGTCTGCGGTATACTCATGGCCTACAGCCTCAACCGCAGCAAGGACACCGAGCTCATCCTCAACCAGGTTGGAGAGTATGCCGGCGGCGAACTGCTCGATTCGATTATTCCCAGGGTGCCCGCCGATGCGCCAACCGTATCCGGCACAGTTGAGCCGGCTCAACCTGCCACGTCTGATGCCGATCGTCCATCAGCATGGGGTGAAAGCGTTGCCGCAGGCAGCGGACATAGCGAGAGCCTTATACCGCTGGATGTCCCCGCCAGCAACTGGATGATCTTCTCCGGCAAACGTACCGACTCCGGCAAAGCGGTCTTCACCGGCAGCCCGGACCTGGCTCCCACCATACCGGCGCTTTTCTACCTGGTACACCTTAAAGGCGGCGACTATGACGTGATGGGCGGCGCCATACCCGGTACGCCCACCGTTACCGTTCTGGGACTGAACCGCTATTTCGCCTGGAGCACAACCAACGGCAGGGGAGATGAGATGGACTTCTTCATCGAGAAGATCAATCCCGCCGACGCCGATCAGTACCTGACCGAGGACGGCTATAAGAACTTCCAGATCGTGGAAGAGACCATCAGGGTAAAGGGCAAGGACGGTTTCAGGGAGGAGAAGCTGCGGGTCCGTATCTCCAGGCACGGCCCTATCATATCCGATGTGATGCCGCGGGCGCCGGCCAACTGCGCCATGATGTGGGTGGGACTACAGCCGCGCCTGGGTATCATGGAAGGTTTTATCGCGCTGGATAAGGCCAGGGATTTCGACGAGTTTCGCCGGGCGCTGAGCGTGGTGCGCACGCCCACGCTCAACCTGGGATACGCAGACATCTATGGGAATATAGGTTACCAGTTCATAATGTCGCCGCCCGTACGCAAAGCCGGCGACGGCACCCTGCCCGTGCCGGGTGAAGAGGGTAAATATGATTGGACCGGCTACGTTCCCTTCGAGAAGCTGCCGTACGATTTCAACCCCGCACAGGGTTACGTGGCCTCCTTTAACAACGTTCCATATAAAGTCGACTACCACATCACCGATTACTGGATGATCGAGCGCGCCCTGCGCTTCGACCAGATAGTCGGGAGCAAAGAGAAGTTCACCTTCGACGAGATCAGGAAAATGCAACTGGACAACGTCTCGATCGAGGCGCAGACCTGGGTGCCGCTCATCCTGTCGGCCTGCAGCGGCTCGAACGATTTGAAGCCGGCGCTGGATCTCTTCAGGAGCTGGAACTATTCCTCCGACGTCGATAGCCCGGCGGCCACGCTTTTTAACTCTTTCTACAGCCATATGGCGCAGAATACGCTGGAAAACAAGGTCGGCGCCAAACTGATGGCGGAGCTGGCCCAGGACCTTCAGGTATATATCCCCGACAGGTTGTTGACCAGGATAGCAGGGGCAACGGATGATATTTTCTACGATGACGTGACAACCGCTGATATAAAAGAGATGCGTGACGATATCATCAGAAAAAGCATGAACGATGCTAATGCCGAGCTGACGGCCAGGCTGGGACCGGACCCTGCGAAATGGCAGTGGGGAAAGGTACACCAGATGACATTCAAGCATCCGCTGGGCAGCAAACTCGGTTTCTATAACCTGAGCCCGATTCCCACCGCCGGTGACGGTTTCACCATCAACGCGGGCATGTGGGACAGCAAGAACCCGTATGCCATGGATGCCGGTGGGGTTATCAGGCTGGTGGTGGATATGTCCGATCTCGAGAAATCCACCATTATGAGTCCGCCCGGGCAGTCCGGTCTTTACATGAGTCCCTATTACAACGACCTGGCGCAGATGTGGGCCGACGGGCAGCAGGTGCCGACGCATTTCCTTTCTGCAGGGGATCTGACGCAGGTCCTGACGTTGCAGCCTTAA